In Cololabis saira isolate AMF1-May2022 chromosome 1, fColSai1.1, whole genome shotgun sequence, the following proteins share a genomic window:
- the trappc5 gene encoding LOW QUALITY PROTEIN: trafficking protein particle complex subunit 5 (The sequence of the model RefSeq protein was modified relative to this genomic sequence to represent the inferred CDS: inserted 1 base in 1 codon; substituted 1 base at 1 genomic stop codon), which produces MPKSPQLTPLDVSVWRALFGKKPERLEQANDDYKTYYVMEKQTPVNTXSVPRENSSLNXADVLGGNVEAVLTHSGFPAKVHWHEGTTLMIEFDAAVIARDKVLEGR; this is translated from the exons ATGCCCAagtcacctcagctgactcctcttgat GTATCTGTGTGGAGAGCACTTTTTGGCAAGAAGCCGGAAAGGCTGGAACAGGCCAATGATGACTACAAGACGTACTACGTCATGGAGAAGCAGACCCCGGTCAACA TCTCCGTTCCCAGGGAGAACAGCAGCTTGAATTGAGCAGACGTCCTCGGGGGCAACGTGGAGGCCGTCCTCACCCACAGCGGCTTCCCCGCCAAAGTCCACTGGCACGAAGGCACCACGCTCATGATCGAGTTCGATGCCGCCGTGATCGCCAGGGACAAGGTTCTGGAAGGGAGATGA
- the LOC133450932 gene encoding lysozyme g-like isoform X1, with protein sequence MTSFGPTVLVVALLCIYTVNSGPTDYGDIRRVQTSGASQQTARQDRLTFAGVRASQQMARTDSRRMARYRTMIQRVGSRLNIDPALIAGIISRESRAGNVLQNGWGDHGNGWGLMQVDKRHHTIRGGWNSEEHLRQATDILVYFIKRIQRKFPTWTKEQQLKGGIAAYNTGDGRVNSYQGVDSRTTGRDYSNDVVARAQWYKNNRY encoded by the exons ATGACTTCTTTTGGACCAACCGTGTTGGTTGTGGCTTTACTCTGCATCTACACCGTCAACAGCGGCCCGACAG aTTATGGAGACATCCGGAGGGTTCAAACCTCTGGAGCTTCACAGCAAACGGCTCGGCAGGACAGACTCACTTTTGCAG GAGTGAGAGCATCACAGCAAATGGCCCGGACTGATTCTCGTAGAATGGCGAGATACAGAACAATGATCCAACGCGTGGGAAGCAGGTTGAATATCGATCCAGCTCTTATAGCTGGCATCATCTCCAGAGAGTCCAGGGCCGGAAATGTTCTGCAGAATGGCTGGGGGGACCATGGAAATGGCTGGGGACTGATGCAG GTTGACAAGAGGCACCACACCATACGGGGGGGCTGGAACAGTGAGGAGCATCTCAGACAAGCCACAGATATCCTCGTTTATTTCATCAAACGCATCCAGAGAAAATTCCCCACTTGGACCAAGGAGCAGCAGCTGAAAG GAGGGATAGCGGCCTACAACACGGGGGATGGAAGGGTCAACTCCTACCAAGGTGTGGATTCCCGCACAACAGGTCGAGACTACTCCAACGATGTTGTTGCCAGGGCTCAGTGGTACAAAAATAATAGATATTAA